A stretch of the Clostridium botulinum genome encodes the following:
- a CDS encoding Ig-like domain-containing protein — translation MSNNKTLKVFSSTAVAGMIAAAMMSSQAFAAVDAYSVKVGDQVYKYDRVELEKSFLDSKAGDKAALYEDFTKKLGEAKGFYAFNDTKNGYVDYNSIEAKFLEAKNAGQKFDVNAFTESKDAKIVEVKAVKKAVVNKDGKVEYVTDSKEDEKGDLKVTSVEVLNLKQVKINFNKAVTDDDRKDDIEDEENYTLKDKDNSEVKDAIKEVKLDENKKSATLTFNDVTNSSYKGIKEYIIENQEKYTLVIDEEVTGNDEEKKVIKFSDATLPEVKGISVVGVDTIKVTFSEPVMPENIEKISAKLGKPDQPSPILGKDDFNIVDTNNDDVNIRRVELVNDNKEANIILSSDLKDKEKVKVKVKASVRDYAGLSVLEAEAKTVEAKRDTKAPIIVDSKDVKDDKVTLVFDKEIKVKDSDSNEIKGEDLEKIYQTSDKAGNYAKKATIDGKELKIEFDTDSLNNEATIYLKSGLIESRWEVENDKLSKRVVKNVDNTKPEVKKVEQDTKTNNKIKVKFSKKVKCDDANKNKDENALNKSNYTLKDDKGREWSIDKIEKDGSDKEFVVKTIKDLDDDKEYTLEIKNIEDKDGNAIAKTKKKFKVVDNDAVKEADVKVKAYSIGTSDQKIVVDFDSTMKFDDSKYSVNDLSKYTLVSDKAEFDGKHAINLSEVYRANKKKAKDGRALEITMPGKEGKNGKNADLHDKQFNLSENSKYTLQIDRVSDNNGNVTEKNFEVEVTTFSKNNTGITFDMSSDYEPQINALDRISFSFNDKVNFNESDIKVVVAKTAEKAKELAGLKMEGDKLVWKKADMQKAIQEDKTVGEGVLDIAKATPSINDDGNTQIDILMDKMFKDKAYDDSDNNHIFTYDGHFMKRDENKKALAGDDNKLNVYVVVVPSKGTVTETDNEYDQTVAWGTPILVQDKLAPAIQDNNVRDKEAKFLYVNHAEQEDKNNTDKIVQYFYNKEANVGSIVLTFEEDLAENSIGTTSVELNKDDFKDAKVSSVKVNKNKVIINVIDLVDTSKDKDSKDYKKELNVGSRFALKSVTDKNNNEASKVDLEVGDFKKLKANEVDADFDKTVVGKAVKVVEELKKLPQIKDVDDKTDVAEAEAAIAALKATKAVDVSEYEKQVTAIKDAAKVKKDAATAAANLKDAQEKVAAYEALAVDNDVNIKKAVDSKAGEKEGATAAVAKVTDEAKRNELNGKITAQDTRIDTAATVATVKVAGVQVNKAHNSTVQPTVVMKNAAGVTLDTAVTVKYAWTVESVEQGSTAATVAATTEMLKLTNQTTKQPTATVTNDASGVDAGDNWTIKVVVTQNGKAPVEGTGKITAK, via the coding sequence ATGTCAAACAATAAGACACTTAAAGTATTTTCTTCTACAGCAGTAGCAGGAATGATAGCAGCTGCTATGATGTCTTCTCAAGCATTCGCAGCAGTAGACGCATATTCAGTTAAAGTAGGAGATCAAGTTTACAAATATGATAGAGTTGAATTAGAAAAATCTTTCTTAGATTCTAAAGCAGGAGACAAAGCTGCATTATATGAAGATTTCACTAAAAAATTAGGTGAAGCAAAAGGATTCTATGCATTCAATGATACAAAGAACGGATATGTAGATTACAATTCAATTGAAGCTAAATTCTTAGAAGCAAAAAATGCTGGACAAAAATTCGATGTTAATGCATTTACTGAATCTAAAGATGCTAAAATCGTTGAAGTTAAAGCTGTTAAAAAAGCAGTAGTTAACAAAGATGGAAAAGTTGAATATGTAACTGATTCTAAAGAAGATGAAAAGGGAGATTTAAAAGTTACATCTGTTGAAGTTTTAAACTTAAAGCAAGTTAAAATTAATTTCAATAAAGCTGTAACTGATGATGATAGAAAAGATGATATAGAAGATGAAGAAAACTATACATTAAAAGACAAAGATAATAGTGAAGTGAAAGATGCTATTAAAGAAGTTAAGCTTGATGAAAACAAAAAATCAGCAACACTTACATTTAATGATGTAACTAATTCAAGCTACAAAGGAATTAAAGAATATATAATTGAAAACCAAGAAAAGTATACTCTAGTTATAGATGAAGAAGTAACTGGAAATGACGAAGAAAAGAAAGTAATTAAATTTAGTGATGCTACACTTCCAGAAGTAAAAGGTATTTCTGTAGTTGGTGTTGATACTATAAAAGTTACATTCTCAGAACCAGTAATGCCTGAAAATATAGAAAAGATATCAGCTAAATTAGGAAAGCCTGATCAGCCATCACCTATATTAGGAAAAGATGATTTCAACATAGTTGATACAAATAATGATGATGTAAATATAAGAAGAGTGGAACTTGTTAATGATAATAAAGAAGCTAATATTATATTATCATCAGACTTAAAAGATAAAGAAAAAGTTAAAGTTAAAGTTAAAGCTTCAGTTAGAGATTATGCAGGACTTTCAGTTTTAGAAGCTGAGGCAAAAACAGTTGAAGCGAAAAGAGATACTAAAGCACCGATAATTGTTGATTCTAAAGATGTAAAAGACGATAAAGTTACTTTAGTATTTGATAAAGAAATTAAAGTTAAAGATTCAGATTCTAATGAAATCAAAGGTGAAGATTTAGAAAAAATCTATCAAACAAGTGATAAAGCAGGAAATTATGCTAAAAAAGCTACAATTGATGGAAAAGAATTGAAAATTGAGTTTGACACTGATTCATTAAACAATGAAGCAACTATCTACCTTAAATCAGGATTAATTGAAAGCAGATGGGAAGTTGAAAATGATAAGCTTTCAAAAAGAGTTGTTAAAAATGTAGATAATACTAAGCCAGAAGTTAAAAAAGTTGAACAAGATACAAAAACAAATAATAAAATAAAAGTAAAATTCTCTAAAAAAGTAAAATGCGATGATGCTAATAAAAATAAAGATGAAAACGCATTAAACAAATCTAACTATACTTTAAAAGATGATAAAGGAAGAGAATGGAGTATAGATAAGATAGAAAAAGATGGATCAGATAAAGAATTTGTAGTGAAGACTATCAAAGATTTAGATGACGATAAAGAATATACTTTAGAAATCAAGAACATCGAAGATAAAGACGGAAATGCTATAGCAAAAACTAAGAAAAAGTTTAAAGTAGTTGACAATGATGCAGTAAAAGAAGCAGATGTTAAAGTTAAAGCATATTCAATTGGAACATCTGATCAAAAAATAGTTGTAGATTTTGATTCAACTATGAAGTTTGATGATAGCAAATACTCAGTAAATGATTTAAGCAAATATACTTTAGTAAGTGATAAAGCAGAATTTGATGGAAAACATGCTATTAATTTATCAGAAGTATACAGAGCAAATAAGAAAAAAGCTAAAGATGGAAGAGCATTAGAAATTACTATGCCAGGTAAAGAAGGTAAAAATGGTAAGAATGCAGATTTACACGATAAGCAATTTAACTTATCAGAAAATAGTAAATACACATTACAAATAGACAGAGTATCTGATAACAATGGAAATGTTACTGAAAAGAATTTTGAAGTAGAAGTTACTACATTTAGCAAAAATAATACAGGTATAACATTTGATATGAGTTCAGATTATGAACCACAAATAAATGCTTTAGATAGAATAAGCTTCTCATTTAACGACAAAGTTAACTTTAATGAAAGTGATATAAAAGTTGTTGTTGCTAAAACAGCAGAAAAAGCTAAAGAGTTAGCTGGACTTAAAATGGAAGGCGACAAGCTTGTATGGAAGAAAGCTGATATGCAAAAAGCTATTCAAGAAGATAAGACTGTTGGTGAAGGTGTATTAGATATAGCAAAAGCTACACCAAGTATAAATGATGATGGAAATACTCAAATTGACATATTAATGGATAAGATGTTCAAAGATAAGGCTTATGATGATAGTGATAACAATCATATCTTTACTTATGATGGACATTTCATGAAACGTGATGAAAATAAAAAGGCTCTAGCAGGAGATGACAATAAGTTAAATGTATATGTTGTAGTTGTACCAAGCAAGGGAACAGTTACAGAAACAGATAATGAATATGATCAAACAGTAGCATGGGGTACACCAATACTTGTTCAAGATAAATTAGCTCCAGCTATCCAAGATAACAACGTTAGAGATAAGGAAGCTAAATTCCTTTATGTAAATCATGCAGAACAAGAAGATAAAAATAACACTGATAAAATAGTACAATACTTCTATAATAAAGAAGCAAATGTAGGATCAATTGTATTAACATTTGAAGAAGATTTAGCTGAAAATTCAATAGGAACAACTTCTGTTGAATTAAACAAAGATGACTTCAAAGATGCAAAAGTTAGCAGTGTAAAAGTTAATAAAAATAAAGTTATCATCAATGTAATAGATTTAGTAGATACATCTAAAGATAAAGATAGCAAAGATTATAAGAAAGAACTTAACGTTGGAAGCAGATTTGCTTTAAAATCTGTAACAGACAAAAATAATAATGAAGCATCTAAAGTAGATCTTGAAGTTGGAGATTTCAAAAAATTAAAAGCTAACGAAGTTGATGCAGACTTTGACAAAACAGTAGTAGGTAAGGCTGTAAAAGTTGTAGAAGAGTTAAAAAAATTACCACAAATAAAGGATGTAGATGACAAGACAGATGTAGCAGAAGCAGAAGCAGCAATAGCAGCATTAAAAGCTACTAAAGCTGTAGATGTTTCAGAATACGAAAAGCAAGTAACAGCAATTAAGGATGCAGCTAAAGTTAAAAAAGATGCAGCAACAGCAGCAGCAAATTTAAAAGATGCACAAGAAAAAGTAGCAGCATATGAAGCTTTGGCAGTAGATAATGATGTTAATATCAAGAAAGCTGTAGATTCTAAAGCAGGAGAAAAAGAAGGAGCAACAGCAGCAGTAGCCAAAGTAACTGATGAAGCAAAAAGAAACGAATTAAACGGAAAAATTACTGCACAAGATACTCGTATAGACACAGCTGCAACAGTAGCAACAGTAAAAGTAGCTGGCGTACAAGTTAATAAAGCTCATAATAGCACAGTTCAACCAACTGTAGTTATGAAAAATGCAGCTGGGGTAACATTAGATACAGCAGTAACAGTAAAATATGCGTGGACAGTAGAATCAGTTGAACAAGGAAGTACAGCTGCTACAGTAGCAGCAACAACTGAGATGTTAAAATTAACAAACCAAACTACAAAACAACCTACAGCAACAGTTACTAATGATGCATCAGGAGTAGATGCTGGGGATAATTGGACAATAAAAGTAGTAGTAACTCAAAATGGAAAAGCACCAGTTGAAGGAACAGGAAAAATTACAGCAAAATAA
- a CDS encoding response regulator transcription factor encodes MNILIIEDEDRMRKLLRDYFKKEGFCVFEGENGIKGLEIFKSNTIDIVILDIMIPYLDGWKVCKNIREVSKVPIVMLTAKSEEEDKLLGYELGADDYVTKPFSPKVLVAKVKALLKRSIIDIKAEKDIINYNGLEINELSNEVKIDGKVIVLSPKEYDLLLFFVKNKDIVLSRDKILDRVWGFDYDGGLRTVDTHIKRLREKLKNKADYIVTVRGKGYKFEVN; translated from the coding sequence ATGAACATATTAATTATTGAAGATGAAGATAGAATGCGAAAGTTGCTTAGAGATTATTTTAAAAAAGAGGGATTTTGTGTATTTGAAGGTGAAAATGGAATAAAAGGATTAGAAATATTCAAAAGTAATACTATTGATATAGTTATATTGGATATTATGATTCCTTATTTGGATGGATGGAAAGTATGCAAGAATATAAGAGAAGTATCAAAAGTTCCTATAGTAATGCTCACAGCCAAAAGTGAAGAAGAAGATAAGCTTTTAGGATATGAACTAGGAGCTGATGATTATGTTACAAAACCTTTTAGTCCTAAAGTTTTAGTGGCAAAGGTTAAAGCATTACTTAAAAGAAGTATAATAGATATAAAAGCAGAAAAAGATATAATTAATTATAATGGACTTGAGATAAATGAACTTTCAAATGAAGTTAAAATAGATGGAAAAGTAATAGTATTATCGCCAAAAGAATATGATTTATTATTATTTTTCGTTAAGAATAAAGATATCGTATTAAGTCGAGATAAGATTTTAGATAGAGTATGGGGATTTGATTATGATGGAGGACTTAGAACTGTTGATACTCATATTAAAAGACTTAGAGAAAAATTAAAAAATAAGGCTGATTATATAGTAACTGTAAGAGGTAAAGGATATAAATTTGAGGTGAATTAA
- a CDS encoding fructose-1,6-bisphosphatase, producing the protein MTFCDENNLDLIKRDLRYLKLLAKQYPDISSASTEIVNLQAILNLPKSTEHFLSDIHGEYESFTHVLKNASGVIKRKIDDVFGNSLRDSEKLTLATVIYYPEQKLELIKQSEKDLSDWYKITLYRLIELCRVVSSKYTRSKVRKALPHDFAYIIEELLHEHDGTINKQEYYNGIISTIIDIDRAPEFITAISKVIQRLVVDRLHIIGDIYDRGPGAEIILEALMKHHSVDIQWGNHDILWMGAAAGSEACICNVLRISLRYANLNTIEDGYGINLLPLATFAMDIYENDPCNSFIPKTINKELTQNEINLISKMHKAIAIIQFKLQGQIIKNHAEFKMDNQLLLDKINYEKGTINLDGNIYKLNDTVFPTINPKDPYTLTSEEDDLIRKITKSFVNSEKLQRHIRFLYSKGSMYLIYNSNLLYHGCIPLNEDGTFKEVTIDGKKYFGKSLLDKFDCLAREAFFFKEDSRLKKFAMDMVWYLWCGPNSPEFGKYRMTTFERYFIDNEGTHIEYRNPYYKYRSNEKVVINILKEFGLDPNCSHIINGHIPVKTKAGENPIKANGKLLVIDGGFCRAYQPETGIAGYTLIYNSYGLLLSSHEPFSSIRKAIEEEKDILSSTIILEQVVSRKRVADTDIGKDLKKQIRELEMLLIAYRKGLIKEQTSKR; encoded by the coding sequence ATGACCTTCTGTGACGAAAATAATTTAGATTTAATTAAAAGGGATTTAAGATATTTGAAGTTGCTCGCAAAACAATATCCAGATATCTCATCAGCAAGTACTGAAATAGTAAACTTGCAAGCTATCTTAAATTTACCTAAAAGTACAGAACACTTTTTAAGCGACATTCATGGAGAATATGAATCTTTTACTCATGTACTTAAAAATGCTTCTGGAGTTATTAAGCGTAAAATAGATGATGTTTTTGGAAACTCTCTAAGAGATAGTGAAAAATTAACTTTAGCAACAGTAATTTATTATCCTGAGCAAAAATTAGAACTTATAAAGCAATCTGAAAAGGATTTAAGTGATTGGTATAAGATAACTTTGTACAGGCTAATTGAACTTTGTAGAGTAGTTTCTTCTAAATATACACGTTCTAAAGTTAGAAAAGCTTTACCACATGATTTTGCTTATATAATAGAAGAATTACTTCACGAACACGATGGAACAATTAACAAACAAGAGTATTATAATGGTATAATTTCAACTATCATTGACATTGATAGAGCACCTGAATTTATAACTGCTATCTCTAAAGTCATTCAAAGACTTGTAGTAGATAGACTTCATATTATAGGGGATATTTATGATAGAGGTCCTGGTGCAGAAATTATACTAGAAGCTTTAATGAAACATCATTCAGTAGATATTCAATGGGGAAATCATGATATTTTGTGGATGGGTGCAGCAGCTGGTTCTGAAGCTTGCATATGTAATGTTCTTAGAATTTCTCTAAGATACGCTAATTTAAACACAATTGAAGACGGTTACGGTATTAATTTACTTCCTCTTGCTACATTTGCTATGGATATTTATGAAAATGATCCTTGTAATAGTTTTATTCCAAAAACTATTAATAAAGAACTTACTCAAAATGAAATTAATCTAATATCAAAAATGCATAAAGCAATAGCAATAATTCAATTTAAACTTCAAGGACAAATTATTAAAAATCATGCTGAGTTTAAGATGGATAATCAGTTGCTTCTTGATAAGATTAATTATGAAAAAGGAACTATAAATCTTGATGGAAATATATATAAATTAAATGATACTGTTTTCCCTACTATAAACCCAAAAGATCCTTATACTTTAACATCTGAAGAAGATGATTTAATTAGGAAAATAACTAAATCATTTGTAAACAGTGAAAAACTTCAACGCCATATTCGTTTTCTTTATAGTAAAGGTTCAATGTACCTTATTTATAATTCAAATTTACTATATCATGGATGTATTCCACTTAACGAAGATGGAACTTTTAAAGAAGTGACTATAGATGGTAAAAAATATTTTGGTAAATCTCTTTTAGACAAATTTGATTGTCTTGCAAGAGAGGCATTTTTCTTTAAGGAAGATTCTAGACTTAAAAAATTTGCTATGGATATGGTATGGTACTTATGGTGTGGTCCTAATTCACCTGAATTCGGTAAATATAGAATGACTACATTTGAAAGATATTTCATAGATAACGAAGGAACTCATATTGAGTATAGAAACCCATATTACAAATATAGATCAAACGAAAAAGTCGTTATTAACATATTAAAAGAATTTGGACTTGATCCTAATTGTTCTCATATAATTAATGGACATATTCCTGTTAAAACTAAAGCTGGTGAAAATCCAATTAAAGCCAATGGTAAATTACTAGTTATTGATGGTGGTTTTTGTAGAGCTTATCAACCTGAAACAGGTATTGCAGGTTATACTTTGATTTATAATTCTTATGGACTTTTATTAAGTTCTCACGAACCTTTTTCATCTATAAGAAAAGCTATTGAAGAAGAAAAAGATATATTATCATCTACTATTATACTTGAACAAGTCGTATCAAGGAAAAGAGTTGCTGATACAGATATAGGAAAAGATCTAAAAAAACAAATACGCGAACTTGAAATGTTATTAATTGCATATAGAAAAGGTCTTATTAAAGAACAAACTTCAAAAAGATAA
- a CDS encoding YihY/virulence factor BrkB family protein, translating to MDRFKNKKTIFQLLYNFKKDEIFALASQLAYSLLLSFFPFLIFVFTIASYSSIQSDRVLFTLRNIIPESAYTLVYSIINEVLESRNVNLLSFSFIITIWIASNGFKAVIRALNKAYGEKEERSFIKLQFMAIITTIILTFLIIFSLFLLVLGNLIGYKIMTFFSLPDNLFFVWNVFRYFLMLIFMILIFAVIYKLTPCRKLTFGEVLPGSIFATIGWIIVSLGFSFYVDNFANYSRLYGSIGAVIILMVWLFLTSVIILVGGEINALLLKR from the coding sequence TTGGATAGATTTAAAAATAAGAAAACTATTTTTCAATTACTCTACAATTTTAAAAAAGATGAGATATTTGCATTAGCTTCTCAACTTGCCTACAGTTTATTACTTTCTTTTTTTCCTTTTCTAATTTTTGTATTTACAATAGCAAGCTACAGCAGCATACAAAGTGATCGTGTACTCTTTACATTAAGAAATATAATTCCAGAAAGTGCCTATACTTTGGTTTACTCCATTATCAATGAAGTTTTAGAATCTAGGAATGTAAATTTGCTATCTTTTAGTTTTATAATAACTATTTGGATAGCTTCAAATGGTTTTAAAGCAGTAATTAGAGCTTTAAATAAAGCTTATGGGGAAAAAGAAGAACGTTCTTTTATTAAACTTCAGTTTATGGCAATTATAACTACTATAATATTAACCTTTTTAATTATATTTTCTCTTTTTCTTTTAGTATTGGGAAATCTTATTGGATATAAGATTATGACATTCTTTTCTTTACCCGATAATTTATTTTTTGTTTGGAATGTATTTAGATATTTTTTAATGCTTATTTTCATGATATTAATATTTGCTGTGATTTATAAACTAACTCCATGTCGTAAGTTAACTTTTGGAGAGGTGTTACCTGGGTCTATCTTTGCTACCATTGGATGGATTATCGTATCCCTTGGATTTTCTTTTTATGTTGATAATTTTGCTAACTACTCAAGACTTTATGGCAGCATAGGAGCAGTAATAATACTTATGGTTTGGTTATTTCTAACTTCTGTAATTATTTTAGTAGGTGGAGAAATAAATGCTCTATTATTAAAAAGATAA
- a CDS encoding HAMP domain-containing sensor histidine kinase, which translates to MRKGIIRKSITLKLFIATSVFFIIFITTQLVLQSFFFQSFYTNKKVNTLKNNLEFLEKKYRITFKSAEGSISVIKKFEEDNNAKIVVLENNGLLSYITDTKEELKDSNKIRIIKAIIEQWTSNPEAFKNLQEKGNTITYIFNDPYYNLKHIVAIDPVVINNNVGKVLFAVSSLQPVDEAVKVMKEFFIYTYIIAIILILVLSTIYSKMISKPLVKINKTALKMAKFDFNEICAAHGEDEIGNLGDTLNFLSRNLKEALSSLQESNKKLKKDIEKEKELESMRKEFVASVSHELKTPISLIEGYAEGIKDDIMEEEDKDYYIDVIIDEARKMGVLVADMLELSRLESGTQKINIKPFIIDNIINSEVKKLNKINEDKNDKDRINILVDLEKEVEVLGDEDKIHQVITNFLTNAIRYTKPKGKIYITSKIYKDKLLVEVENEGENIKDEDLTKIWDKFYKLDKSRNRSLGGTGLGLAIVKNILKLHNSDYGVCNTDRGVKFFFALNKKDI; encoded by the coding sequence ATGAGAAAAGGAATAATAAGAAAAAGTATTACATTAAAATTATTTATAGCAACATCTGTATTTTTTATAATTTTTATAACAACTCAGCTTGTGTTGCAATCTTTCTTTTTTCAAAGCTTTTATACTAATAAAAAAGTAAATACTTTAAAAAACAATTTAGAATTTTTGGAGAAAAAGTATCGTATAACTTTTAAAAGCGCAGAAGGAAGTATTTCTGTTATAAAAAAATTTGAAGAAGACAATAATGCAAAGATAGTTGTATTAGAAAACAATGGTCTTTTAAGTTATATAACGGATACTAAAGAAGAACTTAAAGATTCTAATAAAATAAGAATAATTAAAGCTATAATAGAGCAATGGACATCTAATCCAGAGGCTTTTAAAAATCTTCAAGAGAAAGGTAATACAATAACATATATATTTAATGATCCATACTATAATTTAAAACACATAGTTGCTATTGATCCAGTAGTTATAAATAATAATGTAGGAAAGGTTTTATTTGCAGTATCATCCCTTCAACCAGTAGACGAAGCTGTAAAAGTAATGAAAGAATTTTTTATATATACATATATAATTGCTATAATATTGATTTTAGTATTATCAACTATTTATTCTAAAATGATATCAAAACCTTTAGTTAAGATTAATAAAACAGCGCTTAAAATGGCTAAGTTTGATTTTAATGAAATATGTGCAGCTCATGGTGAAGATGAAATAGGAAATCTTGGAGATACTTTAAACTTTTTATCACGAAATTTAAAAGAGGCTTTATCATCATTACAAGAGAGTAATAAAAAGTTAAAGAAGGATATTGAAAAAGAAAAAGAATTAGAGAGTATGCGAAAAGAATTCGTAGCCTCTGTATCCCATGAACTTAAAACCCCTATAAGTTTAATTGAAGGATATGCTGAAGGAATAAAAGATGATATTATGGAGGAAGAGGATAAAGATTATTATATAGATGTAATAATTGATGAAGCAAGAAAGATGGGAGTACTTGTAGCAGATATGTTAGAGCTTTCAAGACTTGAATCTGGAACTCAAAAGATAAATATAAAACCCTTTATTATTGATAATATTATAAATAGTGAAGTGAAAAAATTAAATAAAATAAATGAAGATAAAAATGATAAAGATAGAATTAATATATTAGTAGATTTAGAAAAAGAAGTAGAAGTTTTAGGAGATGAAGATAAAATACATCAAGTTATAACTAACTTCCTCACAAATGCTATTAGATATACAAAACCAAAAGGAAAAATATATATAACATCAAAAATATATAAAGATAAACTATTGGTGGAAGTAGAAAATGAAGGAGAAAATATAAAAGATGAGGATCTTACAAAGATATGGGATAAGTTTTATAAATTAGATAAATCTCGAAATAGAAGTCTTGGAGGAACAGGACTTGGTCTTGCTATAGTTAAGAATATATTAAAACTTCATAATAGTGATTATGGAGTTTGTAATACAGATAGAGGAGTAAAATTTTTCTTTGCACTAAATAAAAAAGATATATAA
- a CDS encoding S1C family serine protease gives MNNDYKEHDFIDVDSSEIKNYNGKKYNKGMGKKLLSYILIGVISASLGGTISAIGTIKYYNNKNTKQESTQRTPLPNKSGVAPVPMSVSSIVKQVGPAVVGVSTKSISSVDMFGFPEAQEGMGSGIIFSEDGYILTNYHVIKGARQISVILNNGKEGKEIPAKVVNYNSAMDLAVIKLTEKVKLPAVAEFGDSDNIQVGDPAIAIGNPLGKQFLGSVTYGVISAVNRKVSIEGQNQNFIQTDAAINPGNSGGALVNTYGQVIGINSAKIGGSQVEGLGFAIPVNAVKPQIQNLIKPILKMGIMVRNIDDKIAKQYKLPVGVYVQQVEEFSPAEKAGITPGDIIVKFDRKSVKTVEEMNSIKQKHNSGDVIDVEVNRDGKNKTLKLTLSE, from the coding sequence ATGAATAACGATTATAAAGAACATGATTTTATAGATGTAGATTCATCTGAGATTAAAAATTATAATGGTAAAAAATACAACAAAGGTATGGGAAAGAAACTACTTTCTTATATATTAATTGGTGTTATCTCTGCATCTTTAGGAGGTACCATTTCAGCTATAGGAACAATAAAATACTACAATAATAAAAATACTAAACAAGAATCAACACAAAGAACACCCTTACCTAATAAATCTGGGGTAGCCCCTGTACCAATGTCTGTATCTAGCATTGTAAAACAAGTAGGTCCAGCTGTTGTTGGTGTTTCTACTAAAAGTATTTCTTCTGTAGATATGTTTGGATTTCCTGAAGCACAAGAAGGTATGGGATCTGGAATTATCTTTAGCGAAGATGGTTATATCTTAACTAACTATCATGTTATAAAAGGTGCAAGACAAATCTCTGTTATCTTAAACAATGGAAAAGAAGGCAAAGAAATACCTGCAAAAGTTGTAAATTATAACTCTGCTATGGATCTTGCAGTTATAAAACTGACTGAAAAAGTTAAACTACCTGCTGTAGCTGAGTTCGGTGATTCTGATAATATTCAAGTTGGTGATCCTGCCATTGCAATTGGTAATCCTCTTGGAAAACAATTTCTTGGCTCTGTAACTTATGGTGTTATTAGTGCTGTAAATAGAAAAGTATCTATTGAAGGACAAAATCAAAATTTTATACAAACAGATGCTGCAATAAACCCTGGTAATAGTGGTGGTGCTCTTGTAAATACCTATGGTCAAGTAATTGGTATTAATAGTGCTAAAATTGGTGGTAGTCAAGTTGAAGGATTAGGATTTGCAATTCCAGTTAATGCAGTTAAACCTCAAATTCAAAATCTTATAAAACCTATTTTAAAAATGGGTATTATGGTAAGAAACATAGACGATAAAATCGCAAAACAATATAAGTTGCCTGTGGGCGTATATGTTCAACAAGTTGAAGAATTTAGCCCGGCTGAAAAAGCAGGTATAACTCCTGGTGATATAATTGTTAAATTTGATAGAAAAAGTGTTAAAACAGTTGAAGAAATGAATTCTATAAAACAAAAACATAATTCTGGAGACGTTATAGACGTTGAAGTAAATAGAGATGGTAAAAATAAAACCTTAAAACTAACTTTAAGTGAATAA